Below is a window of Calditrichota bacterium DNA.
TGGGACTCTTGAAGGTGTTTATCCGCTCGTATTCGGCGCGAGCAAGTTCGTCACGCGCCCGCGATCCTGCCGGAGTTTGCGGATAATCACGTGCCGCCTCACTAATACGCCCCGCGTCGAAGAGCGCTTGCGCCGCCTGTTCGCGAGCTTTGATCGCTGCCGGAGTATCCGAGTAGTTGTCCAACACTTCTTCGAATTTACCGTCTTCCACGAGCTTTTCGGCAAAGCGGACGCGAGCTTCGTAGGCCATCGGCGTATCAGCGAAGTCCTTCATCACGCGTTCGTAGTCACCCTCTTTCAAGAGCTTCGTCGCGAGAGCTTCCTTGGCCTTGCCGGCCGCGGGCTCTTGCGGATAACGCTCCATGACTTCCTCGTATTTGCCTTCCTTGAAGAGCTTCTCCGCACGCTCGGCCGGAGTTGCGCAGCCCAACACAAAGAGGAAGAGGATTAGGAGCGCGAGGTAGTGCGTCTTACGCGAGGTCATTTCTTGCGGACGTCACGCATTAGATTCGCCGCTTCACGATAGGCCGCGGTCTGAGTGTATTTCCGCATAATATCCTGCAGGGCCTCAACCTTCTTCTCGCCGCGAAGTTTCTTGGCCGCTTCCAACGCTTCCGTGGCGCGAGCCTCGTTCACTTCTTTCCCCTTGGGAGAATTCGGGTAGGTGGCCACCAACGAGTCAAACATCGTGGGACCCTGATTGTACAGGTCTTCCGCCAAAATCCGCTCGGCGTCGGTTGCCAATTGACTGTTGGGGAATTTATCAATCACTTCCCGGTACTTTTTCTCATTGAAGAGGTTCTTAGCCTCTTCTTCGTGTGCAAGGAAGGCCGCACGGGTATTGGGGTACTTCTCAAGTACCTCTTGGTATTTGCCTTCTTCCAGCAAATTCTCGGCAATCATCGCACGAGCCCGGCGCGCGATTTGAGTGTCCGGGTACTTATTCATTACCTCTTGGTACTTGCCTTCTGCAAAGAGCTTTTGCGCGCTGGCCTCAGGGCTCTGGCATCCGGCAACCCAAAGGGTCGCAAAGAGGGCGAGGAGTAAACCGGTGATCAGTCTGCGGGATAACATGATTTCTCGTTCGGGTTTTGGTGCTTTGTCTTGTGAACTCAGGAAGTTAAGTATTCCCTTGTGGAATGTCAAGTAAAGTCAATGAAACTTGTGGTGAGGTTCAATCATATCAAGAGGTTGCGAAGTCACAACCTATTAGGTCGCGGCACGGGGAGTGCAAAGAGCTTAAAAGTTCCGCTATCCGAGTGTTGACACTTCCTTGAAACGATGCTATATTACTTGTTATATCAAAGGTTTACCAGTTCCCCCCGACCACCCAAACCCTCAGGATGTTATCGGATGAAAACTTTGCAACGCATGAATAAATCCGCTTTTGGCTATGTGACTTTGGCAGCCCTCGGCATGACCCTGCTCTATACGGTCATCGCCGCCGCCCAGCCGCAAGCCGCGCGGGAAGTGACGATGAGTGAAAAGATCGGTTCGCAGATTGTTTTGTACGGCGCCTTCGACAGTTTGATCTACTTCTTTCAGGGTCTGCTGCTCTTTATCGGCCTTGGAATCACGATCTTCTATTATATCCGTTACAAACGGCCCGGGTTCCAGACCGAATTGCGCAAGAAAGTCAGCCATTTGGCGGACGAAGTGACCCTGCAATCCGCGATTAACTTCGAAATCGAGAGTTTGCAGAATAAGTACATCTTCTTGGATCTGGTGATTGCCGCGGCGCCGATGTCCGGATTGTTGGGAACGGTCGTTGGTCTGGTGCAGGTCTTCAGCGAACAAACTTTCGTCGAACAGGTTTCGATGCAATCCATCGCCGGGGGTATGTACGTCGCGATGGTGACCACCGTGTGCGGTCTGATCGTCGCGCTGTTCGGCGTGATTGGACGCCACATGCTGAATAGCTTGTTGGCGAACGTGCGTGAAGACTTGGCCGGGGGAAAATAGCGTGCGAAAATCAGAACCGTTTGCAGAAGCGACGACGTCGCTCATTGATATTGCCTTCATCATCATTCTCTTCTTGATTGTGACGACCGTAATCGCTCCGGAAGAGATAGTTCCGCTGAAATTGCCGAACAACTATGATCAAGGCGAACCGTATCTTGAAGTGGAGAAAGAGCTCATCATCCACGTCAAGCGCTCGGGGATGGTGGAAATTTCCGGAGAGCTCTTGGCCGACTCGCTGGAAGCGGACTCCGTGCTCTTCAAGCTGACGGACGCATTTGTCGAACGTTACAAGCAAATGCAGCCGGACGGCAAAGTAATTTTACGCGCGGACAGCGGCGCGGTGTGGGATCGTCCCGTTCAAATTTTGCAGGCGTGCGGCAAGCACAACATTCCAGTTTCCATCGCGCTTGAGCCTGCGCAGCTTGCGGAGGACGTCATACCGTGACCGAACGCCATTATCTAATCGGCATTCGGGTGCTCGCGGTGCTTCTGACAACCGTGCTGCTGCTCAATCTTCCGGGAGTTCCGCTGCGGGAACTGGCCGAGAAGTATGACTGGCTCATGTATATTGACCTTGAAGAAATTCTGGTCATGCGCGAAAAGCCGAAGCCTAAGCCGATTCCCATTCCCATTTCACAAGCGAAAGTCGCTCCGCGTGCGACGCCGTCGCCCGTGATTGCACCGACGGAAGTGAAATCAAAACCGTCGCAAATTGTGGTCAATGAGCCGTCGCTCGACAAACCGGAATTTGGGATGGTACACGAACTTTTCGATCCACCGCCGGAAGATCGTCCGCAAACGAAGCTCTCGCCGACGGCGTCTCCGCTGCCGAATATTATCACGACGCGCGCCGAGGCCGGGGAGTCGCGTCCTCAGGCAGCTATTCCCGCTCCGACGGAGCAGGCGGGACGTGTCTATAAAGGAGCGGGTGCGCCCAATCTTCAACCGGCTCTGACTCCCAGCTACACGGGACCCGATTTGAATTTGCCGAGCGCGGAACAGCCCGCGGTCGGCTTGTCGCGCGGTGACGAACTTGCCACCTCAAAAACTCCGGGCATTGCGCGCGGTGAGCAGGATTTTCAATCGTCGGTCGGTCGTCAAGCGGGTCCCGGCACGAGCGAATCGATTACGTTCGGCAATGACCTTGTGGGCGAGAGCGAGCTTTCCGGTTTGCTCGATTGGCTGCGCGCGAATCCGGGATCGTTTTCGCCGGTGTTGATGGCCTATATGGAGAGTGAAGCGGGCGACTTGAAGGGCATCACGACATACGGTGGTTGGGATATTTTCATTCAGTATTCCGAAGTCGAAGGACAGTTGAAAGTATTTTTGTCGCGCGGTGATCAAGGAATTTTGCTGGCTGACTCCGACTTCAAGCGCCGTTCGCAGCTCTTCGGCTTAGGCAGCGTCACCCGTGTGGGACGCGAAGTGAATTCCATAACAGCAGTCCGCGACCGCCCCACCGAGCAAACCACGAGTAACTTCTATTCGGTCTTTCAAGGCTGGATGAGCAGCAAGGGGATTCAGCTCGCGGGACGGTAGTTCCGGTCTCCCCCCATTTTTGTCTGCAAAAATGGGGGGATTAAGGGGGGCTTCTGGAGAAAGTTTAATGCGCCGCAAATGGGCTGACATACAAAAGGTCACTTGGGACCGCGCAAGCGTTTTACGGCACAGTCTTACGCCGTTTGAAAAAATTCTCTGGAAGAGACTGCGCGGAGGGCAACTTGGTTTCAAGGTGCGACGTCAACATCCAATTGGTCCATATGTCGTAGTCTTCTTTGTACAAGACGCTCAACTTGTAATCGAAGTGGACGGCGACACGCATGCTGACGAAAAACAAATCGAGCATGACCAACGAAGAACAGAATATCTTAGGCAAAAAGGAATTCGCGTGATTCGATTTGGGAACAGACATATTGCAAACGACATAAACTCTGTGATTGACAACATTTTGATGGAAACAGGAGTGGCTTTGCCGGAAGCCCCCCTTAGTCCCCCCAAAACTGCTACGCAGATTTTGGGGGGAGATCAGAAGGATGACTATGAATAGAACGATGACATACCTGCTCGCTATCCTTATGGCGGGCTCGCTGGCGTTGGCGCAGGATCAGCAGTCGCAGCAGGAAGCGGACTCGCTGGCGAAACTGCTATTCGGGAGTGAACGCACCGAGGATCAGGCGACCTCTTTGTTCGAGCACGGCAAGGAAGATTTCAACGCGGGCGAAGAATTTCTGAAAGAAGCCAACGCGATGCGCTCGTCGGGAACGGATACGACGATGAAGTCGCGCGGCGGAGTGTTCGGATTGATCGGTCAGGCGATGGGGGATACGACGAAGTCTTCCAAAGAACTCGACACGCGCAAACGCGCGATGTCGTCTTTCAAGTCCGCCGCGAAAAATTTCGAGCGTGCGCTGGCCAAACAGCCGGAGATGAAAGAGATTGAATTGTGGTTGGTGGCAACTTATGACAGAATGGAAGATTGGGACAAGTCGCTGCCGCTCTACCGTGAAATTCTAAACGAACGTCAAGGCGAAGACAATCTGTGGTTCGCCTACGGCTACGCGGCGTTTCAAGCCAAGCAATATGACAAGGCGATCACCGGATTCGATCAGGCGATGCGCATCAAAGAGCTTGTGACGGGTACGCAGGATTCGATTCCGAATACGTACAGGCTATATCTTGCCGAAGCGTATCTGAAAACCTATCAAGACGGCAACGCGCTGAAGATGTACACGCTCGCGCAAGAAAACGCGACGCCCGAAGATTCCGCGGAAATCCAGAAGACGATTGACTGGATGAAGTGGGATGAAGGCGGAATTGCGGCGGCGGAGTACCGCGACGCGGCCTATGCCGCGGAAGCGAAGGAGGATTGGAACGCCGCGCGTGAAGCCTACGTGGGTGGAATTTCAGCAGCGCGGACGATCAAGGCGCGCGACTATCTGACGTGGCGGCTGTCGCTTGTGACGTACAACCACGGCAATAAAACCGAAGGTATTCAAAGGCTCGGCGAAGTCGTGAACCGTTTGGGCGCGGAATGCCCGAAAGACTATCAGGACAGTTACGGGCGCATGCTCTACGCTTACGGACAAGATTTGGTGGCCAACGGTGACCGCCGCGGAGCGCTGGAGTATTTCTTGAATAGCACGAAGGTGCCGTGGGAAGGACAGGGCGGAGGATTTGTTTCGATTGCACAGATCGCGTCCAATGACTTGGCACAATCCATCGAGAACGCCGAACGCGCGCTGGCCTATCCGCTTACGCCGGACCAACGCAAAAAAGCCTATGAGATTTTGGTGACGTCTTACCGTTCAAAAGGACAGTGGGACGAAATGAAAAAATATCAAGCCCTGTTAGGGGGAGAATAGTGAAGCAACTGAGATGGCTGTTAGCCGCGTACGCGGCGTTGATGATGACGATGAATGTGTTTGCCGAGGTGGACTTCAAACTCGTAACCCAGCAAAACGTGACGGATCCACGGCAGATTCAAGTGATCCGCGACGAGTTGTTCTTGGGAAGTGAGAC
It encodes the following:
- a CDS encoding MotA/TolQ/ExbB proton channel family protein, whose protein sequence is MKTLQRMNKSAFGYVTLAALGMTLLYTVIAAAQPQAAREVTMSEKIGSQIVLYGAFDSLIYFFQGLLLFIGLGITIFYYIRYKRPGFQTELRKKVSHLADEVTLQSAINFEIESLQNKYIFLDLVIAAAPMSGLLGTVVGLVQVFSEQTFVEQVSMQSIAGGMYVAMVTTVCGLIVALFGVIGRHMLNSLLANVREDLAGGK
- a CDS encoding biopolymer transporter ExbD — its product is MRKSEPFAEATTSLIDIAFIIILFLIVTTVIAPEEIVPLKLPNNYDQGEPYLEVEKELIIHVKRSGMVEISGELLADSLEADSVLFKLTDAFVERYKQMQPDGKVILRADSGAVWDRPVQILQACGKHNIPVSIALEPAQLAEDVIP
- a CDS encoding DUF559 domain-containing protein; the encoded protein is MRRKWADIQKVTWDRASVLRHSLTPFEKILWKRLRGGQLGFKVRRQHPIGPYVVVFFVQDAQLVIEVDGDTHADEKQIEHDQRRTEYLRQKGIRVIRFGNRHIANDINSVIDNILMETGVALPEAPLSPPKTATQILGGDQKDDYE